From a region of the Patescibacteria group bacterium genome:
- a CDS encoding DNRLRE domain-containing protein, whose amino-acid sequence MKRVQSLIPLLPALILLLVLPKTVLAETKTFNLTKDTYANQAYPDQNRGTTGSVVISNKFTTRLGYLQFEDLDFPEGAIIDQGILKLYVYELHYAETAKVNVGPVTGNWEENTLTWNAKPTINQTQAIEAEVSLTSAGWKEISITNLTKQWFEGTIENKGLFIYPYGFLYSTPETEYAFTFKSKESGDQAAKLEVEYHLEPSPEPSPEESAEPSPESETSPSPSTEEVINEEATPEPSPEESPSPEAEEGSGKVLGLFSTGQALIALLILLALAGAIISFIGYARKPKEKKKKKPKKEEEPIEEENSEEE is encoded by the coding sequence ATGAAGCGGGTTCAATCACTCATTCCTCTTCTGCCCGCCTTAATTCTTCTTCTTGTTCTGCCTAAAACTGTTCTGGCCGAAACCAAAACTTTTAATCTTACCAAAGATACTTACGCTAACCAGGCTTATCCTGACCAAAACCGAGGCACCACCGGCAGTGTCGTCATCAGTAATAAATTCACCACCCGCCTTGGTTATCTCCAATTTGAAGACCTTGATTTCCCCGAAGGAGCAATTATTGATCAAGGTATTCTTAAGTTATATGTTTATGAACTTCACTACGCCGAAACTGCTAAAGTTAATGTTGGCCCAGTCACTGGTAATTGGGAGGAAAACACTTTAACTTGGAACGCCAAACCAACTATTAACCAAACCCAAGCAATTGAAGCAGAAGTTTCTCTAACCAGTGCTGGTTGGAAAGAAATTTCTATCACCAATCTCACCAAACAGTGGTTTGAAGGCACGATTGAGAATAAAGGGCTCTTTATCTACCCCTATGGTTTCCTCTACAGTACACCGGAAACCGAATATGCTTTTACTTTTAAATCAAAAGAATCAGGTGATCAAGCTGCCAAACTTGAAGTAGAATATCACCTCGAACCATCACCCGAACCTTCACCAGAAGAATCAGCCGAACCCTCACCTGAATCAGAAACTAGTCCCAGTCCCTCAACCGAAGAGGTTATTAATGAAGAAGCGACTCCCGAACCCTCTCCCGAAGAATCGCCTAGTCCAGAAGCAGAAGAAGGATCAGGTAAAGTTCTAGGCCTTTTTTCAACTGGCCAAGCCTTAATCGCTCTCCTTATTCTCCTAGCTCTAGCTGGGGCCATTATTTCCTTTATTGGTTACGCCCGAAAACCAAAAGAAAAAAAGAAAAAGAAACCTAAAAAAGAAGAAGAACCAATTGAAGAAGAGAATAGCGAAGAAGAATAG
- the rpmG gene encoding 50S ribosomal protein L33, producing the protein MAKKGPRQPIVLICTACKSQNYITSKSKTNTPDKLVLKKYCRKCRKKTEHKESSKLK; encoded by the coding sequence ATGGCAAAAAAAGGACCAAGACAACCAATTGTTTTAATCTGTACTGCTTGCAAATCCCAAAATTATATCACCAGTAAATCAAAAACAAATACGCCCGATAAATTGGTTTTAAAGAAATATTGCCGAAAATGTCGAAAAAAAACTGAGCACAAAGAATCTTCTAAATTAAAATAA